A region of Pseudomonas sp. Marseille-Q3773 DNA encodes the following proteins:
- the cheR gene encoding protein-glutamate O-methyltransferase CheR, translating to MSTGNLDFEQFRVFLEKACGILLGDNKQYLVSSRLNKLMEQQGIKNLGELVQRIQAQPRGGLREQVVDAMTTNETLWFRDTYPFEVLKNKVIPEFIRNNPGQRLRMWSAACSSGQEPYSISMAIDEFERSNLGQLKMGAQIVATDLSGSMLTNCKTGEYDSLAIARGLSQERLQRYFDTKGPGRWAVKPAIRSRVEFRSFNLLDSYASLGKFDVVFCRNVLIYFSAQVKKDILLRIHSTLKPGGYLFLGASEALNGLPDHYQMVQCSPGIIYQAK from the coding sequence GTGTCTACGGGTAATTTGGATTTCGAACAGTTCCGGGTCTTCCTGGAGAAAGCCTGTGGCATCCTGCTGGGGGATAACAAGCAGTACCTGGTTTCCAGCCGTCTCAACAAGCTGATGGAGCAACAGGGCATCAAGAACCTGGGCGAGCTGGTACAGCGCATCCAGGCCCAGCCACGCGGTGGCTTGCGCGAGCAGGTGGTCGATGCCATGACCACCAACGAGACCCTGTGGTTTCGCGACACCTACCCGTTCGAAGTGCTGAAGAACAAGGTGATTCCGGAGTTCATCCGCAACAACCCCGGCCAGCGCCTGCGCATGTGGTCGGCGGCCTGTTCGTCGGGGCAGGAGCCGTATTCCATCTCGATGGCCATCGACGAGTTCGAGCGCAGCAACCTGGGCCAGTTGAAGATGGGGGCGCAGATCGTCGCCACCGACTTGTCCGGCAGCATGCTGACCAACTGCAAGACTGGCGAGTACGACAGCCTGGCGATTGCCCGTGGGTTGTCCCAGGAGCGCCTGCAGCGTTACTTCGACACCAAGGGGCCGGGGCGCTGGGCGGTCAAGCCGGCGATTCGCAGCCGGGTCGAGTTCCGCTCGTTCAACCTGCTCGACAGCTATGCCAGCCTGGGCAAGTTCGACGTGGTGTTCTGCCGTAACGTGCTGATCTACTTCTCGGCGCAGGTGAAGAAGGACATCCTGTTGCGCATTCACAGTACCCTGAAGCCGGGTGGCTACCTGTTCCTCGGTGCATCCGAGGCGCTGAACGGGCTGCCGGACCACTACCAGATGGTGCAGTGCAGCCCGGGGATCATCTACCAGGCCAAGTGA
- the flgC gene encoding flagellar basal body rod protein FlgC codes for MSLSSVFNIAGSGMSAQNTRLNTVASNIANAETVSSSIDQTYRARHPVFATTFQDAQAGSSQSLFEDQGEAGQGVQVKGIVEDQSNLEARYEPNHPAANKDGYVYYPNVNVVEEMADMISASRAFQTNAELMNTAKSMMQKVLTLGQ; via the coding sequence ATGTCCCTTTCCAGTGTCTTCAACATTGCCGGTAGCGGCATGAGTGCGCAGAACACGCGCCTGAACACCGTTGCATCGAACATTGCCAACGCCGAGACCGTGTCCTCGAGCATCGACCAGACCTACCGCGCCCGACACCCGGTGTTCGCCACTACCTTCCAGGATGCCCAGGCCGGCAGCAGCCAGTCGCTGTTCGAAGACCAGGGCGAAGCCGGGCAAGGCGTGCAGGTAAAAGGCATCGTCGAGGACCAGAGCAACCTCGAAGCCCGCTACGAGCCGAACCACCCGGCGGCGAACAAGGACGGCTATGTCTACTACCCGAACGTCAACGTGGTCGAGGAAATGGCCGACATGATTTCCGCCAGCCGGGCGTTCCAGACCAACGCCGAGCTGATGAACACGGCCAAGAGCATGATGCAGAAAGTGCTGACCCTGGGTCAGTGA
- the flgJ gene encoding flagellar assembly peptidoglycan hydrolase FlgJ, which produces MNSKSLVSGSADSGAYTDLNRLSSLKHGDRDSDANVRKVAQEFESLFISEMLKASRKASDVLADDNPMNTETVKQYRDMYDQQLAVSMSREGGGIGLQDVLVRQLSKNKSAPANTSPFPRIEGSAPALWGSKVAEPVHAAQATASRNDVAALNSRRLALPSRLTDRLLAGIVPSAATTNNAAVPARDGQQVAETFAVPDNGLRILGRAVAQPPLAPKKAFADSDEFIATMLPMAEQAAKRIGIDPRYLVAQAALETGWGKSVMRNSDGSSSHNLFGIKASGNWEGDSARAITSEFRDGQFVKETAAFRSYDSYQDSFHDLVSLLQNNARYQDAVKSADNPEQFARELQKAGYATDPNYASKISQIAKQMKSYEHYAMLGTATKL; this is translated from the coding sequence ATGAACAGTAAAAGCCTGGTTTCCGGCAGTGCCGACAGTGGTGCCTACACCGACCTCAACCGCCTGAGTTCGCTCAAGCACGGCGACCGCGACAGCGATGCCAACGTGCGCAAGGTGGCCCAGGAATTCGAGTCGCTGTTCATCAGCGAAATGCTCAAGGCCTCGCGCAAGGCCAGCGACGTGCTGGCCGACGACAACCCGATGAACACCGAGACGGTGAAGCAGTACCGTGACATGTACGACCAGCAGCTGGCCGTGAGCATGTCCCGCGAAGGCGGCGGTATCGGCCTGCAGGACGTGCTGGTGCGCCAGCTCTCCAAGAACAAGAGCGCGCCGGCCAACACCAGCCCGTTCCCGCGTATCGAGGGCAGCGCCCCGGCGCTGTGGGGCAGCAAGGTGGCCGAGCCGGTGCATGCCGCCCAGGCGACGGCCAGCCGCAACGACGTGGCTGCGCTCAATTCGCGGCGTCTGGCGCTGCCGAGCAGGCTCACCGATCGCCTGCTGGCCGGCATCGTGCCGTCGGCCGCCACCACCAACAACGCTGCCGTGCCGGCGCGTGACGGCCAGCAGGTGGCCGAGACCTTTGCCGTGCCGGACAACGGCCTGCGCATCCTCGGGCGCGCGGTGGCGCAACCTCCGCTGGCACCGAAAAAGGCCTTCGCCGACAGCGACGAATTCATTGCCACCATGCTGCCGATGGCTGAACAGGCGGCCAAGCGCATTGGTATCGACCCGCGCTACCTGGTGGCGCAGGCGGCGCTGGAGACCGGCTGGGGCAAATCGGTCATGCGCAACAGCGATGGCAGCAGCAGCCACAACCTGTTCGGCATCAAGGCCAGCGGCAACTGGGAAGGCGACTCGGCGCGGGCGATCACCAGCGAGTTCCGCGATGGCCAGTTCGTCAAGGAGACGGCGGCGTTCCGTTCCTACGACTCGTACCAGGACAGCTTCCACGACCTGGTCAGCCTGTTGCAGAACAATGCCCGCTATCAAGATGCGGTGAAATCTGCCGATAACCCAGAACAATTCGCGCGCGAACTGCAGAAGGCCGGGTACGCCACCGACCCGAACTACGCCAGCAAGATCTCGCAGATCGCAAAACAGATGAAGTCGTACGAGCACTACGCAATGCTCGGTACTGCAACGAAACTTTAA
- the flgD gene encoding flagellar hook assembly protein FlgD: MAIDTTGVNLNEVLAASGVGTNTKKTVDTASKTGTDSLGKDAFLQLLVTQMQHQNPLDPQDNGEFVAQLAQFSSLEGITSLNESVSAITSAMASSQALQASSLVGRSVVVQNDKAIVDTTESFNAQFVVPQAIGEAKITIKDKDGNTVKTIELGEQKAGYADFIWDGTNNSGAKVDPGTYTFTASTTVDGKAVQMNTLLPAKVTSVSFSSAGEMVLNLAGVGKVSLSDVQTIGI, from the coding sequence ATGGCAATCGATACTACCGGCGTGAATCTCAACGAAGTGCTCGCGGCGTCGGGTGTGGGGACCAACACCAAGAAGACCGTGGACACCGCATCCAAGACCGGCACCGACTCGCTCGGCAAGGATGCCTTCCTGCAGTTGCTGGTGACCCAGATGCAGCACCAGAACCCGCTGGACCCGCAGGACAACGGTGAATTCGTTGCCCAGTTGGCGCAGTTCAGCAGCCTCGAAGGTATCACCTCGCTGAACGAATCGGTCAGTGCCATTACCAGTGCCATGGCCTCGTCCCAGGCACTGCAGGCGTCGTCGCTGGTCGGTCGCTCGGTGGTGGTGCAGAACGACAAGGCTATCGTCGACACCACTGAAAGCTTCAACGCACAGTTCGTGGTGCCGCAAGCCATCGGCGAAGCGAAGATCACCATCAAGGACAAGGACGGCAACACCGTCAAGACCATCGAACTGGGTGAGCAGAAGGCCGGTTACGCCGACTTCATCTGGGACGGTACCAACAATAGCGGCGCGAAAGTCGACCCGGGCACCTACACCTTCACCGCCAGCACCACGGTGGATGGCAAGGCCGTGCAGATGAACACGCTGTTGCCGGCCAAGGTGACCAGCGTCAGCTTCAGTTCCGCCGGCGAAATGGTGCTCAACCTCGCTGGCGTTGGCAAAGTGTCCCTCTCCGACGTGCAAACCATCGGTATCTAA
- a CDS encoding flagellar basal body P-ring protein FlgI produces MFNVRQLIAATLLLSCAFGAQAERLKDIASISGVRSNQLIGYGLVVGLNGTGDQTTQTPFTLQTFNNMLSQFGIKVPAGSGNVQLKNVAAVSVHADLPAFAKPGQVVDITVSSIGNSKSLRGGSLLMTPLKGIDGNVYAVAQGNLVVGGFDAEGRDGSKITVNVPSAGRIPGGATVERAVPSGFNQGNSLTLNLNRPDFTTAKRIVDKVNDLLGPGVAQAVDGGSVRVTAPMDPSQRVDYLSILENLEIDPGQAVAKVIINSRTGTIVIGQNVKVSPAAVTHGSLTVTITEDPIVSQPGPFSNGQTAVVPRSRVNAEQEAKPMFKFGPGTTLDEIVRAVNQVGAAPSDLMAILEALKQAGALQADLIVI; encoded by the coding sequence ATGTTCAACGTAAGGCAGCTGATTGCCGCGACCCTGCTCCTGTCCTGCGCGTTCGGTGCCCAAGCCGAGCGCCTGAAGGACATCGCCAGCATTTCTGGCGTGCGTTCCAACCAGTTGATCGGTTATGGCCTGGTGGTGGGGCTCAACGGCACGGGTGACCAGACCACCCAGACACCGTTCACCCTGCAGACTTTCAACAACATGCTGTCGCAGTTCGGCATCAAGGTACCGGCCGGCTCCGGCAACGTGCAGTTGAAGAACGTCGCGGCGGTGTCGGTGCATGCCGACCTGCCAGCGTTCGCCAAGCCGGGCCAGGTGGTGGACATTACCGTGTCCTCCATCGGTAACTCCAAGAGCCTGCGCGGCGGCAGCCTGCTGATGACGCCGCTCAAGGGTATCGACGGTAACGTCTATGCCGTGGCCCAGGGCAACCTGGTGGTGGGTGGCTTCGATGCCGAAGGCCGTGACGGTTCCAAGATCACCGTCAACGTTCCGTCGGCCGGGCGCATCCCGGGCGGTGCCACGGTCGAACGGGCGGTGCCGAGCGGCTTCAACCAGGGCAACAGCCTGACCCTGAACCTCAACCGCCCCGACTTCACCACCGCCAAGCGCATCGTCGACAAGGTCAACGACCTGCTCGGCCCTGGCGTGGCCCAGGCGGTGGACGGTGGTTCGGTGCGGGTCACCGCGCCGATGGACCCGAGCCAGCGTGTGGATTACCTGTCGATCCTGGAAAACCTCGAGATCGACCCGGGCCAGGCCGTGGCCAAGGTCATCATCAACTCGCGTACCGGTACCATCGTCATCGGCCAGAACGTCAAGGTGTCGCCGGCGGCGGTGACCCATGGCAGCCTGACCGTGACCATCACCGAAGACCCGATCGTCAGCCAGCCGGGGCCGTTCTCCAATGGCCAGACCGCCGTGGTGCCGCGGTCGCGGGTGAATGCCGAGCAGGAAGCCAAGCCGATGTTCAAGTTCGGCCCGGGCACCACGCTGGATGAAATCGTCCGTGCGGTCAACCAGGTGGGGGCTGCGCCCAGCGACCTGATGGCGATCCTCGAAGCCCTGAAACAGGCCGGCGCCTTGCAGGCCGACCTGATCGTGATCTGA
- the flgK gene encoding flagellar hook-associated protein FlgK: protein MASLINIGMSGLGAAQSGMYTLGNNIANADVESYSRQQNVQKTKGGQQVGQVFIGSGTTLADVRRVYNAFLENQLRSTTSLSSDASTYLNQITPLDTALSSSDTGITAALQSFFGALQDAAAKPTEDASRQLLLTSAQSLAKRFNTLSAQFNQQNSDINANMASLADQVNNLTKSIADLNDQISRVTSISGQPNDLLDQRDGAVRELSKLIGADVVERDGNYDVYLKNGQALVLGKTTQTLGVEPSATDPTRMSLILNRGSTKMDITGTTSGGELGGLIRYRKETLDPALNELGRVALVVADAINSQLAQGIDKNGNFGATLFGDINSAAAVSQRSIAKAGNSAGSGNLDVTIKDTGKLSTSDYQVTFTSATGYSVRKLPEGTDMGSFDLGDTPPPVIDGFTLSLNGGGLSAGDSFKITPTRNAAAGIDTVLTDPKRLALAAPLTATSGAGNKGTGVITQPTLTSELDIYDAAQRSQMQAGLKYSTPVKLVFGDDTTSPQAYKMYDAKGTEIGSGTILPGQENKLQLSVPMVDGNGNSLGASFNFEMSVSGAPKNGDSYTVALTGAGSADNRNGQSVLDLQTRSTVEVGANGKGISFTDAYAKLVSNVGGKAGQAQMDSDATSALHTSALDSRNGLSGVSVDEETGNLIKFQQYYTASSQIIKAAQETFATLINSL from the coding sequence ATGGCGAGTCTGATCAACATTGGTATGTCGGGGCTTGGCGCCGCGCAATCGGGGATGTACACCCTCGGTAACAACATTGCCAACGCCGATGTCGAAAGCTACTCACGCCAGCAGAACGTGCAGAAGACCAAGGGCGGGCAGCAGGTCGGCCAGGTCTTCATCGGTAGCGGCACCACGCTGGCCGATGTGCGCCGGGTGTACAACGCGTTTCTGGAAAACCAGCTGCGCAGCACCACTTCATTGAGCAGCGATGCCTCCACGTACCTGAACCAGATCACGCCGCTGGATACCGCCCTGTCCAGCAGCGATACCGGCATCACCGCTGCGCTGCAAAGCTTCTTCGGTGCTCTGCAGGATGCCGCGGCCAAGCCGACCGAGGACGCCTCGCGGCAACTGCTGCTGACCAGCGCGCAGTCGCTGGCCAAGCGTTTCAACACCCTGTCGGCGCAGTTCAACCAGCAGAACAGCGACATCAACGCCAACATGGCGTCGCTCGCCGATCAGGTGAACAACCTGACCAAGAGCATCGCAGACCTCAACGACCAGATTTCTCGCGTCACGTCCATCTCCGGCCAGCCCAACGACCTGCTCGACCAGCGCGATGGCGCGGTGCGCGAGCTGAGCAAACTGATCGGTGCCGATGTGGTGGAGCGCGACGGCAACTACGACGTCTACCTGAAAAATGGCCAGGCCCTGGTCCTCGGCAAGACCACCCAGACCCTGGGCGTGGAACCGAGCGCGACCGACCCGACCCGGATGAGCCTGATCCTCAACCGCGGCTCGACCAAGATGGACATCACCGGTACCACCAGCGGTGGCGAGCTGGGCGGCCTGATCCGCTACCGCAAGGAAACCCTCGATCCCGCCCTCAACGAGCTGGGCCGCGTGGCGCTGGTGGTGGCAGATGCGATCAACAGCCAGCTGGCCCAGGGTATCGACAAGAACGGTAACTTCGGCGCCACCCTGTTCGGCGACATCAACAGCGCCGCGGCCGTCAGCCAGCGCAGTATTGCCAAGGCCGGCAACAGCGCCGGCTCCGGCAACCTTGACGTGACCATCAAGGACACCGGCAAACTGTCCACCAGCGATTACCAGGTGACCTTCACCAGCGCCACCGGCTACAGCGTACGCAAGTTGCCGGAAGGCACCGACATGGGCAGCTTCGACCTCGGCGACACGCCGCCGCCGGTGATCGACGGCTTCACCCTGTCGCTCAATGGTGGTGGCCTGAGTGCCGGCGACAGCTTCAAGATCACCCCGACCCGCAACGCTGCGGCCGGCATCGACACCGTGCTCACCGACCCCAAGCGCCTGGCCCTGGCCGCGCCGCTGACCGCTACCAGCGGGGCGGGTAACAAGGGCACTGGCGTCATCACCCAGCCGACGCTGACCTCCGAGCTGGACATCTACGATGCCGCTCAGCGTTCGCAGATGCAGGCCGGCCTGAAGTACTCCACCCCGGTCAAGCTGGTATTCGGTGACGACACCACCTCGCCCCAGGCCTACAAGATGTACGACGCCAAGGGCACCGAGATCGGCAGCGGCACCATTCTGCCGGGCCAGGAGAACAAGCTGCAGCTGTCGGTGCCGATGGTCGATGGCAACGGCAATTCGCTGGGCGCCAGCTTCAACTTCGAGATGAGTGTGTCCGGCGCCCCGAAAAACGGTGACAGCTACACCGTGGCGCTGACCGGCGCGGGCTCGGCGGACAATCGCAATGGCCAGTCGGTACTCGACCTGCAGACCCGGTCCACGGTCGAGGTCGGCGCCAACGGCAAGGGCATCAGCTTCACCGATGCCTACGCCAAGCTGGTTTCCAACGTCGGCGGCAAGGCCGGCCAGGCGCAGATGGACAGCGATGCCACCTCGGCCTTGCATACGTCTGCGCTGGACAGCCGCAACGGCCTGTCGGGGGTGTCGGTCGACGAAGAGACCGGCAACCTGATCAAGTTCCAGCAGTACTACACCGCGTCGTCGCAGATCATCAAGGCGGCCCAGGAAACCTTCGCCACCCTGATCAACAGTCTTTAA
- the flgB gene encoding flagellar basal body rod protein FlgB, which produces MSISFDKALGIHEKALGFRAQRAEVLANNIANADTPNYKARDMDFASVLAAESDKQQSGRFSLDRTNSRHIEAEGLAMADDTLKYRTPLQPSIDQNTVDAQIEQSNYTENAVGFQASFTLLNSKFKGLVSALRGE; this is translated from the coding sequence ATGAGCATCAGTTTCGACAAGGCGCTTGGCATCCATGAAAAGGCCCTGGGCTTCCGCGCCCAGCGCGCCGAAGTGCTGGCCAACAACATCGCCAACGCCGACACGCCCAACTACAAGGCGCGTGACATGGACTTCGCCTCGGTGCTCGCCGCCGAAAGCGACAAGCAGCAGAGCGGCCGTTTCAGCCTCGACCGCACCAACAGCCGGCACATCGAGGCCGAAGGCCTGGCCATGGCCGACGATACCTTGAAGTACCGCACGCCGCTGCAGCCGTCGATCGACCAGAACACCGTGGACGCGCAGATCGAGCAATCGAACTACACCGAAAACGCGGTCGGCTTCCAGGCCAGCTTCACCTTGCTCAACAGTAAATTCAAAGGGCTGGTATCGGCCCTGCGGGGAGAATGA
- the flgE gene encoding flagellar hook protein FlgE, producing the protein MSFNIGLSGLYAANKQLDVTGNNIANVNTTGFKSSRAEFADVYAGANRLGVGKNQVGNGVRLAAVSQQFTQGDVNNTGNVLDMGIQGQGFFVLSDNGSRVYTRAGAFQASKDNFVVTSDGLRLQGYAADSTGKIQKGVLTDLQIDTSALQPKATSLIDQGINLNSSAADIPLEVDDGTGAMVPNLPFDPADQKTYTKSFPTKVYDSQGNEHTMEQFYRKTGTNEWTMYTLVDGRNPFDPSSTAPLTGTISFNSDGSVKSMTADNTGHPAGSSFTVTNNTFSMTGWVPAVEDSAGNWIANGAAGNADGMRLSMNSTTSYNTETARMSQSQDGYATGILSSLSIDSTGVLFASFSNQQSRAIGQVALASFANEQGLQQIGGTRWTETYTSGIPGIDAPKTGTLGSVESNSLEASNVNLTQELVELIKAQSNYQANAKTISTESTIMQTIIQMT; encoded by the coding sequence ATGTCTTTCAATATCGGCCTTAGCGGTCTGTACGCAGCAAACAAGCAGCTGGATGTCACCGGCAACAACATCGCCAACGTCAACACCACCGGTTTCAAGTCGTCGCGCGCCGAGTTCGCCGATGTCTATGCCGGTGCCAACCGCCTGGGCGTGGGCAAGAACCAGGTCGGTAACGGTGTGCGTCTGGCGGCCGTTTCCCAGCAGTTCACCCAGGGTGACGTCAACAACACCGGCAACGTGCTGGACATGGGCATCCAGGGGCAGGGCTTCTTCGTGCTGTCCGATAACGGCTCGCGCGTCTATACCCGTGCCGGTGCCTTCCAGGCCAGCAAGGACAATTTCGTGGTGACCTCGGATGGCCTGCGCCTGCAGGGTTATGCCGCTGACTCGACCGGCAAGATCCAGAAGGGCGTGCTGACCGATCTGCAGATCGATACCTCGGCGCTGCAGCCCAAGGCCACCTCCCTGATCGACCAGGGCATCAACCTGAACTCTTCGGCCGCTGACATCCCGCTGGAAGTCGACGATGGTACCGGTGCGATGGTGCCGAACCTGCCGTTCGACCCTGCTGACCAGAAGACCTACACCAAGTCCTTCCCGACCAAGGTGTACGACAGCCAGGGCAACGAGCACACCATGGAGCAGTTCTATCGCAAGACCGGCACCAATGAGTGGACCATGTACACCCTGGTTGATGGCCGTAACCCGTTCGACCCGTCCTCCACTGCACCGCTGACCGGCACCATCAGCTTCAACAGCGATGGCTCGGTCAAGAGCATGACGGCCGACAACACCGGCCACCCGGCGGGCTCGTCGTTCACCGTGACCAACAACACGTTCAGCATGACCGGCTGGGTGCCAGCGGTGGAAGATTCGGCAGGTAACTGGATCGCCAATGGCGCGGCGGGCAATGCCGACGGCATGCGCCTGTCGATGAACAGCACCACCTCGTACAACACCGAGACCGCGCGCATGTCGCAGTCCCAGGATGGTTATGCCACCGGCATCCTGTCGAGCCTGAGCATCGACTCGACCGGCGTACTGTTCGCCAGCTTCAGCAACCAGCAGTCGCGTGCCATCGGCCAGGTTGCGCTGGCCAGCTTCGCCAACGAGCAGGGCCTGCAGCAGATCGGTGGTACCCGCTGGACCGAGACCTACACCTCTGGCATCCCGGGCATCGATGCGCCGAAGACCGGTACCCTGGGCAGCGTCGAGTCCAACTCGCTGGAAGCCTCCAACGTCAACCTGACCCAGGAACTGGTCGAGCTGATCAAGGCGCAGAGCAATTACCAGGCAAACGCCAAGACCATCTCCACCGAAAGCACCATCATGCAGACCATCATCCAGATGACCTGA
- the flgH gene encoding flagellar basal body L-ring protein FlgH, whose protein sequence is MKRLLSVFALGGAVVLAGCVAPTPKPNDPYYAPVLPRTPLPAAANNGSIYQAGFEQNLYTDRKAFRVGDIITITLNERTSASKNAGSQIQKNSNANIGLTSLFGSTPNTNNPFGGGDLSLEAGYNGERTTKGDSKATQGNTLTGSITVTVAEVLPNGIVAVRGEKWMTLNTGEELVRIAGLIRADDIATDNTVPSTRVADARITYSGTGSFADASQPGWLDRFFMSPLWPF, encoded by the coding sequence ATGAAGCGTTTGTTGTCTGTGTTCGCCCTGGGGGGGGCGGTCGTGCTGGCAGGTTGCGTCGCGCCGACGCCCAAGCCGAACGACCCGTATTACGCGCCGGTCCTGCCGCGCACCCCACTGCCGGCTGCAGCCAACAACGGTTCGATCTACCAGGCCGGTTTCGAGCAGAACCTGTACACCGACCGCAAGGCGTTCCGCGTGGGTGACATCATCACCATCACCCTCAACGAGCGCACTTCGGCGAGCAAGAACGCAGGCTCGCAGATCCAGAAGAACAGCAACGCCAACATCGGCCTTACCTCGTTGTTCGGCAGCACGCCGAACACCAATAACCCGTTTGGCGGCGGAGACCTGTCGCTGGAAGCCGGCTATAACGGCGAGCGCACCACCAAGGGCGACAGCAAGGCCACCCAGGGCAACACCCTGACCGGCTCCATCACCGTGACCGTGGCCGAGGTGCTGCCCAACGGCATCGTCGCCGTGCGCGGCGAGAAGTGGATGACCCTGAACACCGGCGAGGAGCTGGTGCGTATCGCCGGCCTGATCCGCGCGGACGACATCGCTACCGACAACACCGTACCGTCCACCCGCGTGGCCGATGCGCGCATCACCTATTCGGGCACCGGCTCGTTCGCCGATGCCAGCCAGCCCGGTTGGCTGGATCGCTTCTTCATGAGCCCGCTTTGGCCCTTCTGA
- a CDS encoding flagellar basal body rod protein FlgF — protein MDKMLYVAMTGASQNALAQKAHANNLANISTNGFQRDLEQARSMPVFGDSFPARAFAMTERPATDFSEGPMIETGRDLDVTVTGKGFIAVQAPDGSEAYVRTGSLNIDALGVLRAGNGMPVIGNGGPIAIPPEQKVEVGADGTISIRSMGEDPRVMAEVDRIKLVNPDSKGLTKGLDGLIHTRDGQPAAADVNVRVVSGFLEGSNVNAVEEMTSVLALSRQFELHVKMMNAAKEGDEAMARVLQIG, from the coding sequence GTGGACAAGATGCTTTACGTGGCCATGACCGGCGCCAGCCAGAACGCGCTGGCGCAGAAGGCCCACGCCAACAACCTGGCGAACATTTCCACCAACGGTTTTCAGCGTGACCTGGAGCAGGCGCGCTCAATGCCGGTGTTCGGCGACAGCTTTCCGGCGCGGGCCTTTGCCATGACCGAGCGCCCGGCCACCGACTTCAGCGAAGGCCCTATGATCGAAACCGGGCGCGACCTGGACGTGACGGTGACCGGCAAAGGTTTCATCGCCGTGCAGGCGCCCGATGGCAGCGAAGCCTACGTGCGTACCGGCAGCCTGAACATCGACGCCCTGGGCGTGCTGCGTGCCGGCAACGGCATGCCGGTGATCGGCAATGGCGGCCCCATCGCCATCCCGCCAGAGCAGAAGGTCGAAGTCGGCGCCGACGGCACCATCAGCATCCGCTCCATGGGTGAAGACCCGCGGGTAATGGCCGAGGTCGACCGTATCAAGCTGGTCAACCCGGACAGCAAAGGCCTGACCAAAGGCCTGGACGGGCTGATCCATACCCGGGACGGCCAGCCAGCCGCCGCCGATGTCAATGTGCGGGTGGTGTCAGGCTTCCTGGAGGGCAGCAACGTCAACGCCGTGGAAGAAATGACTTCGGTGCTGGCGCTGTCCCGTCAATTCGAACTGCACGTCAAGATGATGAACGCGGCCAAGGAAGGCGACGAAGCCATGGCGCGTGTTTTGCAAATCGGCTAA
- the flgG gene encoding flagellar basal-body rod protein FlgG gives MLPALWVAKTGLSAQDTNLTVISNNLANVSTTGFKRDRAEFQDLLYQIKRQPGAQSTQDSELPSGLQVGTGVRIVGTQKNFQTGSLQTTENPLDMAVNGRGFFQVLQPDGTVSYTRDGTFHLNSDGQIVTAQGFALEPAIVVPNDAQTFTVGQDGTVSITTAGNPAAQVIGNIQTADFINPAGLQAIGDNLFLETAASGAPQVGTPGLNGFGTTLQQTLENSNVSTVEELVNMITTQRAYEMNSKVISTADQMLSFVTQQL, from the coding sequence ATGCTTCCGGCTCTTTGGGTCGCTAAAACCGGCCTGTCCGCCCAGGACACCAACCTGACGGTCATCTCCAACAACCTGGCCAACGTCTCGACCACCGGCTTCAAGCGTGATCGCGCCGAGTTCCAGGACCTGCTGTACCAGATCAAGCGCCAGCCAGGTGCGCAGTCCACCCAGGACAGCGAACTGCCTTCCGGCCTGCAGGTCGGTACCGGTGTACGCATTGTCGGCACGCAGAAGAACTTCCAGACCGGCAGCCTGCAGACCACGGAAAACCCGCTGGACATGGCGGTCAACGGCCGTGGCTTCTTCCAGGTGCTGCAGCCCGATGGCACGGTTTCGTACACCCGTGACGGTACCTTCCACCTGAACTCCGATGGCCAGATCGTCACCGCCCAGGGTTTTGCCCTGGAACCTGCGATCGTGGTGCCGAATGACGCCCAGACCTTCACCGTCGGCCAGGACGGCACCGTATCGATCACCACCGCCGGCAACCCGGCAGCGCAGGTGATCGGCAATATCCAGACCGCCGACTTCATCAACCCGGCCGGCCTGCAGGCAATTGGCGACAACCTGTTCCTGGAGACCGCAGCCAGCGGCGCGCCGCAAGTCGGCACCCCGGGCCTCAACGGCTTCGGCACCACGCTGCAACAGACCCTGGAGAACTCCAACGTCAGCACCGTGGAAGAACTGGTGAACATGATCACCACCCAGCGTGCCTACGAGATGAACTCCAAGGTCATCTCCACCGCCGACCAGATGCTGTCGTTCGTTACCCAGCAGCTCTAA